In Papaver somniferum cultivar HN1 chromosome 1, ASM357369v1, whole genome shotgun sequence, a genomic segment contains:
- the LOC113276978 gene encoding glycine-rich cell wall structural protein 1.8-like, whose amino-acid sequence MATHKRAIVSVIFSVLLGLSICSSARNLLNDEEGGVGVAHAGGEGGYGGGGAYGAGGGSGGGYGAGGGSGAGYGSGHGAGGGHGGGVVGGGSQGGGYGAGNGGGARGGVVGGGGSGIGAGGAHGGGYGGGGGGGAGGSHNGGGGAHGGGYGVGGGGAQGGGYGAGGGGGAGGAHGGGYGVVGGGGSGGAHGGGYGAGGGGAHGGGYGAGGGGGAGGAQGGGYGAGGAGGAGGAHGAGAGGAHGGGYGAGGGGGAGGSQGGGYGAGSGGAHEGGYGAGGGGGAGGAHGGGYGAGGGGAYGGGNGAGGGGAHGAGGYGAGGGGAHGGGYGAGSGGAGHGGGDGGY is encoded by the coding sequence ATGGCTACTCATAAAAGAGCTATTGTTAGTGTTATTTTCAGTGTCTTATTAGGTTTAAGCATTTGTTCATCAGCTAGAAATCTGCTCAATGACGAAGAAGGTGGTGTCGGTGTAGCACATGCTGGTGGTGAAGGGGGTTATGGCGGTGGAGGAGCCTATGGTGCTGGTGGAGGAAGTGGTGGAGGATATGGTGCAGGTGGAGGAAGTGGTGCAGGGTATGGTTCTGGTCATGGTGCTGGAGGTGGACATGGTGGTGGCGTTGTTGGTGGAGGATCTCAAGGTGGAGGTTACGGTGCCGGAAATGGTGGAGGAGCTCGTGGTGGGGTTGTTGGTGGTGGAGGTAGTGGAATAGGTGCTGGTGGGGCTCATGGTGGTGGTTATGGTGGCGGAGGTGGCGGGGGAGCTGGAGGATCtcataatggtggtggtggagctcaTGGTGGTGGTTATGGTGTCGGAGGTGGTGGAGCTCAAGGAGGAGGTTACGGTgctggaggtggtggaggagctGGTGGAGCGCATGGTGGTGGTTACGGTGTTGTAGGTGGTGGAGGATCTGGTGGAGCTCATGGTGGTGGTTATGGTGCCGGAGGTGGTGGAGCACATGGTGGTGGTTATGGTGCCGGAGGTGGTGGCGGAGCTGGTGGAGCTCAAGGTGGTGGTTACGGTGCTGGAGGTGCTGGCGGAGCTGGTGGAGCTCATGGTGCTGGAGCTGGTGGAGCACATGGTGGTGGTTATGGTGCCGGAGGTGGTGGCGGAGCTGGTGGATCTCAAGGTGGTGGTTACGGCGCTGGAAGTGGTGGAGCTCACGAAGGTGGTTACGGTGCTGGAGGTGGTGGCGGAGCTGGTGGAGCTCATGGTGGTGGCTATGGTGCGGGAGGTGGTGGCGCTTACGGTGGTGGTAACGGTGCTGGAGGTGGTGGAGCTCACGGTGCTGGTGGTTACGGTGCTGGAGGTGGTGGAGCACATGGTGGTGGTTATGGTGCCGGAAGTGGAGGAGCTGGTCacggtggaggtgatggtggttacTAA
- the LOC113333567 gene encoding NAC domain-containing protein 83-like has product MGDQNFVAKSELSPSEKYCMAGDQCYLKTFNGYPDDHECYIQRIPVGFRFKPTDAELISHHLTNKITHKPLDPHHIQEVNIRDYAPWELTDMYKDHAVDGLEWYFFTKRERKYPNGNRPKRDAGGRQGYWKATGTTRLINDENGKEIGSKRTLVYYRWKNKDFPIKGTEIKTDYKKHEYVMAAPAKSAEDPGTADIEYPTEQDSKVKAFTDFSLCKIYLKPPKTTGNSGPDNEGYTPADSDDNEEEFVDPFPYLGTSLSPEEENELFQRELIEENQTNEYFNNLPDTDPNQPDFYDFDGQEILTDEQLSFISCNRTHCAVPTLQKSRQPRKQRK; this is encoded by the exons ATGGGTGACCAAAACTTTGTTGCAAAGTCAGAGTTATCTCCATCGGAAAAATATTGCATGGCTGGTGATCAATGTTACTTAAAAACTTTCAATGGCTACCCAGATGATCATGAGTGTTACATACAAAGGATACCAGTTGGTTTTAGATTTAAACCAACTGATGCTGAGCTAATATCTCATCACCTCACTAACAAAATCACACACAAACCATTAGATCCTCACCATATCCAAGAAGTAAACATCCGCGATTATGCACCTTGGGAGCTTACAG ATATGTATAAGGATCATGCTGTGGATGGATTAGAATGGTATTTCTTTACCAAGAGAGAACGGAAATATCCCAACGGGAACCGGCCTAAACGTGATGCTGGTGGGCGTCAAGGATATTGGAAAGCTACTGGGACTACTCGGCTGATTAACGACGAAAATGGGAAAGAAATTGGGTCTAAAAGGACTTTGGTTTACTATAGATGGAAGAATAAGGATTTCCCGATCAAAGGAACCGAAATTAAGACTGACTACAAAAAGCACGAGTACGTTATGGCTGCCCCAGCAAAATCTGCTGAAGATCCTGGCACTGCTGATATTGAATATCCGACCGAGCAAGACAGTAAAGTGAAGGCG TTTACAGATTTTTCCTTGTGtaaaatatatttgaaacctcctAAAACGACAGGAAACTCCGGACCTGACAATGAGGGCTATACTCCAGCTGATTCTGATGATAATGAAGAGGAATTCGTCGATCCGTTTCCATATCTTGGAACGAGTCTAAGTCCAGAGGAGGAAAATGAACTCTTTCAGAGGGAACTTATAGAAGAAAATCAAACGAACGAGTACTTTAATAATCTACCAGATACGGATCCAAACCAACCAGATTTCTATGATTTTGATGGTCAAGAGATTCTCACTGATGAGCAACTCTCCTTTATCAGTTGTAACCGGACTCATTGTGCAGTTCCCACGCTACAGAAGTCACGTCAACCGCGGAAGCAGCGCAAATAG
- the LOC113276994 gene encoding uncharacterized protein LOC113276994: MQMDPCHASFSYLKNDRKNQIIDLISCGFQCPMCDRHDKLEKCSNILLPNKQSLENCSDHHLDILLSLFPELLYDDSSEEAQAACMRVIPRILMHTPQDFLKTKHKFTKETDMASLLSMLPGVFALALLQDNKGQQDYSSIHHLLRNKLKTNKNRLEQPESAGPMGQNISLRSDKPVLPQTAV; encoded by the exons ATGCAGATGGATCCGTGTCATGCAAGCTTTTCTTATTTGAAAAATGACAGAAAGAATCAAATAATAGATCTTATCAGTTGCGGATTCCAGTGTCCTATGTGTGACAGACATGACAAATTGGAGAAATGTTCAAATATACTGTTGCCCAACAAGCAAAGCTTAGAGAATTGCTCCGACCATCACTTAGATATTCTATTGTCTCTATTTCCTGAACTTCTTTATGATGATTCATCTGAAGAGGCTCAGGCTGCATGTATGAGAGTTATTCCGCGGATCCTCATGCACACGCCTCAAGACTTTCTTAAGACAAAGCATAAGTTCACTAAGGAAACTGATATGGCGTCACTACTTTCTATGCTACCAGGAGTCTTTGCTCTTGCACTTCTCCAAG ATAATAAAGGGCAGCAAGACTACAGCAGTATACACCATCTCCTAAGAAACAAACTCAAAACGAACAAAAACAGGTTGGAGCAACCTGAAAGTGCTGGACCTATGGGTCAAAATATCTCATTGCGATCTGACAAACCAGTACTACCTCAAACTGCAGTCTAA